In the genome of Terriglobales bacterium, the window CAAAAAAAATCCAAGGCTGCTCCACCCGAAGAGACTGGCATGGAAGGTTCTTACCTGAAGGCGCTTGGCGAGAAACAAACGCCCGTAACGGTGAAGCTTGCAGGTGGAGAATCAATCCGTGGCTGGATCGAGTATTACGACGCCAATATGATCCGGCTGACGCGCGAGCATGCTCCCAATCTTTTCATCTATAAGCACGAGATCGTCTACATCGCCGAAGACAACGGACGCCGAGGGCGTCTGTGAGCAGCCAACATCCCGATTACATCAACACCGCTTCTGAAATCGCGCGCCGTGCCGGCGCGCTGCTGCTCGAGTATTTGGACCGCGGCGTGAAGACCGAGTACAAGGGTGTGGGAACAGTGGACGTGGTAACAGAGGCCGACCGCGCTTCTGAGAAGCTCATTGTAGAGAGCCTTCGCGCCGCGTTTCCCAGTCATGGGATCGTAGGAGAGGAAGGATCGCGCTCCCAGAGCTCCAGCGACTGTCTCTGGTACGTCGATCCTCTCGATGGGACCACGAACTTCGCGCACGGCTTTCCTGTCTTCTGTGTCTCGCTCGGACTCGCGCGCAACAATGAAGTGATCGCCGGTGTTGTGTACGATCCGACGCGGAACGAACTCTTCGCTGCTGAGCGGGGAAGCGGTGCGACCTTGAATGGTGAAGCGATTCGCGTTTCCAAGGCCCGGACATTGGGCGAGAGTTTGTTGGGGACCGGATTTCCCAGTAAGAAACGCCATCTCAATCCGAACATCCACTTCTATCACCAGCTCACGCTCAAATCTCACGGATTACGTCGTGCCGGATCGGCTGCACTGGATCTCGCGTGCGTTGCCTCGGGTCGTTACGATGGCTATTGGGAATTCAATTTGAATGCGTGGGACACTTCGGCAGGCGCACTATTGGTGGAAGAGGCAGGGGGAAAGCTTACACATGTAGATGGAACCAGATTTGACGTCGCTGTAAGTCGCGACGTGCTGGCCACCAATGGACTTATTCACACAGAACTGATGAGTGAAATGCAGGCCATTATGAGAGGCCGCGTGGAACCGCTGCCTAGCCCAACTGAGTTCGC includes:
- a CDS encoding inositol monophosphatase family protein; amino-acid sequence: MSSQHPDYINTASEIARRAGALLLEYLDRGVKTEYKGVGTVDVVTEADRASEKLIVESLRAAFPSHGIVGEEGSRSQSSSDCLWYVDPLDGTTNFAHGFPVFCVSLGLARNNEVIAGVVYDPTRNELFAAERGSGATLNGEAIRVSKARTLGESLLGTGFPSKKRHLNPNIHFYHQLTLKSHGLRRAGSAALDLACVASGRYDGYWEFNLNAWDTSAGALLVEEAGGKLTHVDGTRFDVAVSRDVLATNGLIHTELMSEMQAIMRGRVEPLPSPTEFAKSHLG
- a CDS encoding RNA chaperone Hfq; amino-acid sequence: QKKSKAAPPEETGMEGSYLKALGEKQTPVTVKLAGGESIRGWIEYYDANMIRLTREHAPNLFIYKHEIVYIAEDNGRRGRL